One segment of Nostoc flagelliforme CCNUN1 DNA contains the following:
- a CDS encoding PEP-CTERM sorting domain-containing protein has translation MALLSESESAVVNLDAKEVLFTIDFNRVPDFFTLDQVGRQADSFQYFIDPSGELPIFRPPSAYSNLSSIIRGEEINVAGDIRIRDVFSVGPLEPNSGGWGKIRGSVPYSLDGTVLKFSAPLQFIGDSDGLFSYRLELYEFGGGGGNANENKSIIASVPEPTSALGALTFGALSLGLRRKRKHKLAPSPVNRYDSVKA, from the coding sequence GTGGCACTATTATCTGAATCAGAGTCAGCCGTAGTAAATCTTGATGCGAAAGAAGTTTTATTTACTATAGATTTTAATAGAGTGCCGGACTTTTTCACACTTGATCAAGTCGGGAGACAAGCCGACTCTTTTCAATACTTTATTGATCCGAGTGGAGAATTGCCTATTTTTAGACCACCCTCTGCCTATAGTAACCTTTCCTCGATTATTCGCGGAGAAGAAATTAATGTTGCAGGTGACATTCGGATACGTGATGTATTCTCAGTAGGCCCATTGGAACCAAATTCAGGAGGTTGGGGTAAAATTCGGGGTTCAGTACCATACAGCCTCGATGGTACTGTCTTGAAATTTTCGGCACCTCTGCAATTTATTGGTGATTCAGACGGTTTGTTTAGCTATCGATTAGAGTTGTACGAGTTTGGCGGTGGGGGCGGAAATGCAAACGAAAATAAGTCTATTATTGCTAGTGTTCCCGAACCTACTTCTGCATTGGGTGCATTAACTTTTGGAGCATTAAGTTTGGGCTTACGGCGCAAGCGTAAACATAAATTAGCTCCTAGTCCTGTAAATCGATACGATTCAGTTAAGGCTTAA
- a CDS encoding Rpn family recombination-promoting nuclease/putative transposase has translation MFDNVCRFLAESFSADFATWLLGESIALTQLSPSELSLEPIRADALILLQSDEIVLHIEFQTEAKAEIPFRMTDYRLRVYRRFPQKRMHQVVIYLQPTTSELVQQTAFVLENTRHEFGVIRLWEQPSEIFLNTPGLLPFATLSQTEDKTRILQQVAEVIEQINDTRTQSNIAASTAILAGLVLNKELIKRLLRSDAMRESVIYQDIQQEKALSIIIRQLRRKIGTVPPAQLLKIQALDSTHLDDLAEALLDFSSLTDLEAWLAQNQS, from the coding sequence ATGTTTGATAACGTCTGTCGCTTTTTAGCAGAGTCATTTTCAGCCGATTTCGCTACCTGGTTACTTGGCGAATCTATTGCACTTACCCAACTCAGTCCATCAGAATTATCCCTCGAACCGATTCGAGCAGATGCGTTAATTCTGTTACAGTCAGATGAAATTGTTCTGCATATAGAATTTCAAACCGAAGCAAAAGCCGAAATTCCCTTTCGGATGACTGATTATCGGTTAAGAGTGTATCGCAGATTTCCCCAAAAGCGGATGCATCAAGTCGTTATTTACCTGCAACCCACAACATCTGAATTAGTCCAACAAACAGCTTTTGTTTTAGAAAATACTCGTCATGAATTTGGAGTTATTCGTCTTTGGGAACAACCAAGCGAGATATTTTTAAATACTCCTGGTTTGTTACCGTTTGCCACCCTCAGTCAAACTGAGGATAAAACGCGAATATTACAACAGGTTGCTGAAGTTATTGAGCAAATAAACGATACCCGAACACAAAGTAATATTGCTGCGTCAACGGCAATATTAGCTGGGTTAGTATTAAACAAGGAACTGATTAAAAGGTTATTACGGAGTGATGCTATGCGCGAGTCTGTAATTTATCAAGATATCCAGCAGGAAAAAGCTTTATCGATTATTATCCGACAACTTCGCCGTAAGATCGGAACTGTTCCACCTGCACAGTTATTGAAAATTCAAGCTTTAGACTCAACACATTTGGATGATTTAGCAGAGGCTTTACTTGATTTTTCGAGTTTAACCGATTTAGAAGCTTGGTTAGCGCAAAATCAAAGTTAG